In one Prosthecochloris aestuarii DSM 271 genomic region, the following are encoded:
- a CDS encoding DUF5655 domain-containing protein, with amino-acid sequence MPLFEMSGKTLSPVEQANFALEKELQTLIERNLATVFNCRFVASEFSTGALHAGRIDSLALSEDNNPVIIEYKKVESSELINQSLFYLHWIQDHKGDFEIAVQRKLGNGVEVDWSDVRVICIAPNYKKYDVHAVQVMGANIELWKYRLFKNESIYLEEVFQATKVTASPSSVYGGKNPVMVEAGKKAAQVRAIATYEFDEHLEGKPAHIQSLMHSIREFIVGIDPAIEEVPKKFYVAYKISQNIVCMEPQSRNIKLFVKLSATNVESPPKFYRDVTEIGHYGTGDTEFTLSSEQDFELIKPYIEAAYNKVGG; translated from the coding sequence ATGCCACTATTTGAGATGTCCGGGAAAACCCTTTCTCCTGTAGAGCAAGCGAACTTCGCTCTGGAGAAGGAACTGCAGACGCTTATCGAAAGGAATCTTGCGACGGTGTTTAACTGCCGTTTTGTTGCCTCAGAATTCTCAACGGGTGCGTTACATGCTGGGCGCATAGACAGCCTCGCATTGTCAGAGGACAACAATCCCGTAATTATCGAATACAAGAAAGTTGAATCTTCCGAGCTTATAAACCAGAGCCTGTTCTACCTCCACTGGATTCAAGATCACAAGGGCGATTTTGAAATTGCAGTTCAGCGGAAACTTGGAAACGGCGTCGAAGTAGACTGGTCAGATGTTCGTGTTATCTGCATTGCACCGAACTATAAGAAATATGACGTACATGCGGTTCAAGTGATGGGTGCAAATATAGAACTATGGAAGTACCGCCTGTTCAAAAATGAATCTATTTATCTTGAAGAGGTGTTCCAGGCAACAAAAGTCACCGCATCTCCGTCTTCTGTCTATGGAGGAAAGAACCCTGTCATGGTGGAGGCCGGGAAAAAGGCTGCTCAGGTTCGCGCTATAGCCACGTATGAATTCGACGAACACCTTGAAGGAAAGCCAGCGCACATCCAGTCCCTCATGCACAGCATTCGGGAGTTTATTGTCGGGATTGATCCGGCTATCGAGGAAGTACCAAAGAAATTCTATGTTGCTTATAAGATTTCTCAAAACATTGTCTGCATGGAGCCGCAGAGTCGAAACATTAAGCTTTTCGTAAAACTGAGTGCCACCAATGTTGAGTCGCCGCCAAAGTTCTATCGCGATGTTACCGAAATCGGGCACTATGGCACGGGTGATACTGAATTCACTCTTTCTTCGGAACAAGACTTTGAGCTGATAAAGCCATACATTGAGGCGGCATACAACAAGGTTGGCGGGTAA
- a CDS encoding GFA family protein — protein MSIKSGSCLCGEVTFEIEGDFDNFYLCHCSRCRKDTGSAHGANLFSSTAKLKWLSGVDKVTNFTLPSTQHKKSFCSICGSALPNIQMGGELLVVPAGSLDCDIHITPTAHIFISSKANWDKDLHKFPMIETLPS, from the coding sequence ATGAGTATAAAGTCAGGATCATGCCTTTGTGGTGAGGTCACTTTCGAAATAGAAGGTGATTTTGATAATTTTTATCTTTGCCATTGTAGTCGATGTCGAAAAGATACAGGTTCAGCTCATGGAGCCAATCTTTTTTCTTCTACTGCCAAGTTGAAATGGTTGTCAGGAGTCGATAAGGTCACAAATTTTACATTGCCTTCAACCCAACACAAAAAATCATTTTGCTCAATTTGTGGCTCGGCACTTCCAAACATTCAAATGGGAGGTGAACTTCTGGTGGTTCCTGCTGGAAGCCTTGATTGTGATATTCACATCACACCTACCGCTCACATTTTTATTTCCAGCAAAGCAAATTGGGATAAAGATCTTCATAAGTTTCCTATGATAGAGACTTTGCCGTCATAA
- a CDS encoding GIY-YIG nuclease family protein: MPVYFIAENENDDHSSLRVKIGRSRNIEVRLRTLQTGSPYDLKLMGWIESDDDRQLEQALHDRYSEQCIRLEWFYLQPEVVLNELKSHGISSYIATKENTFEIMSREKDGVPEYYGPWKWGDVDDSEFCPKCGCSCGLQYNENYGTDRCLKCGIIYEYEEEPGEEP, from the coding sequence ATGCCAGTTTATTTCATCGCCGAGAATGAAAACGACGATCACAGTTCATTGCGCGTCAAAATTGGCCGCAGCAGAAATATAGAGGTTCGGTTGCGCACGTTGCAAACAGGTAGTCCATATGACCTTAAACTAATGGGTTGGATTGAGAGCGACGACGACAGACAGCTAGAGCAAGCGCTTCATGACCGATACTCCGAACAATGCATTCGCCTTGAATGGTTCTACCTTCAGCCAGAAGTTGTGCTTAACGAGTTGAAGTCACACGGCATCTCCTCGTATATCGCTACAAAAGAAAATACGTTCGAGATCATGTCCCGCGAAAAAGATGGGGTGCCCGAATACTACGGCCCATGGAAGTGGGGGGACGTTGACGATTCAGAGTTTTGTCCAAAATGCGGATGCAGTTGCGGACTCCAATACAACGAAAACTATGGAACTGATCGCTGTTTGAAATGTGGGATCATTTACGAATATGAAGAAGAGCCTGGCGAAGAGCCCTAA
- a CDS encoding restriction endonuclease: MGVLHIADLRERHLLANAIDQILESADRLRAYDPTKFEKLVGDVMKEFLGCQVDHVGKSNDGGIDLILMHSDRGPIPVQVKRRQADGKVESVALVREFRGAMVLAGFDEGLIVSTADHYSRQAMAASVARPEHLLPQKIDLVDCRRFLDILRVLKVSST; the protein is encoded by the coding sequence ATGGGTGTTCTACACATTGCGGACTTGCGAGAACGCCATCTCCTGGCGAATGCGATTGACCAGATACTTGAGAGTGCCGACCGACTACGCGCCTACGATCCGACGAAATTCGAGAAGCTCGTGGGCGACGTAATGAAGGAGTTTCTTGGCTGTCAGGTCGACCATGTAGGAAAGAGTAACGACGGAGGAATTGATCTGATTCTTATGCACTCGGACCGCGGCCCGATTCCGGTGCAAGTCAAGCGGAGACAGGCGGATGGCAAGGTTGAGTCGGTCGCCCTCGTGCGCGAGTTCCGAGGGGCTATGGTCCTTGCGGGATTCGACGAGGGGCTAATCGTCAGCACAGCGGATCACTATTCAAGACAGGCGATGGCAGCTTCTGTAGCCAGACCGGAGCATCTTCTGCCCCAGAAAATCGATCTCGTGGATTGTCGGCGTTTCCTAGATATTCTGCGCGTGCTGAAGGTATCAAGCACATGA